The genomic region TTTCCTCTTTAAAACCCGGGCGCCGGCTTAACCCGATGATGGCTAATGTCCCCAGTAATTGTATATGATCTACACTCAGGTTTAGATTTAATCCCGGTAATCCCGTCATAATGGGAACACCCGATCCTGGCCCATGCTTTCCCGATCCAGGTCTTCTAGGTGGAAAAAACATCACCTTACCTCCCTTCAGAATAAGAGCAAACAATTCTTGATTTTTCATCATATGGTTTATGCCTTGATAAGGTTACATTTCTGTTACAACCACTGGTTGATTGACATGGATAACGGGAAAATATTCAAAAAATATTCATTATAGGGCAGGAAAAAATTTGAATGATGTATAATCATAACCTGATACTCTTATAGGGGGGATAGAATGTCCGATAAGAAAATTCTTATGCTGGTTGGGGATTACGTAGAAGATTATGAAGCAATGGTACCCTTCCAATGCTTAACCATGCTGGGCTACACGGTACACTCGGTATGCCCGGGCAAAAAGAGCGGCGATACTGTAAAGACAGCTATTCATGACTTTGAAGGGGATCAAACCTACAGTGAAAAACCGGGCCACAACTTTGCTATTACCTATGACTTTGACCGGGTAGTGGTGGATAATTATGCAGGACTGGTAATTCCCGGCGGCAGGGCTCCTGAATATATTCGTTTAAATGAGAAAGTATTAAACATTGTGCGAGGTTTTGCGGCTAACAATAAGCCCATTGCTTCAGTTTGTCATGGCCAGCAGGTGTTGGCTGCCGCCGGCGTTCTGGAGGGCAAATTATGTACGGCTTATCCTGCTGTTAAGCCGGATGTCGTCCGGGCCGGGGCAACCTGGGGAGAAATCAATGATACTTTCACCAACGCCTATGTGGACGGCAACCTGGTAACCGCTGCAGCCTGGCCGGGCCATCCCGAGTGGTTAAGAAAATTTGTGGAACTGCTGGGAGCTAAGATAGAAATATAAAATCGATCGGGCTAACGCGCACTTCCTGTGCGCGTTCCCAGTTTTTCAACCCCCGTTCGTCAAGTGCCCCCTAAAGGGGACAAGACGTTACCGGTACTCGATAGGGGTTCACTCTTGGATAACATAAAAATAATAAACGTGCATGACAGTTGGATTTATGTAAACTAATAGGACCGTATAGCTTTTTACTACACGGTCCCTAAACTTACCACGACAGATCTATTTAATTTGTCCCTCTACCACGGCAATAACTTGGTCAATGGCCTCTTTTAATTTAGACGGGTCTTTACCGCCGGCCTGGGCCATATCGGGGCGACCGCCGCCACCGCCACCAACCATCTTGGCAATTTGCTTAACCAGGTTACCGGCATGCAATCCACGTCCCACCAAGTCCTTGGTTACGGCAGCCACCAGGTTTACTTTTTCACCGGCTTTACTGCCCAGCAATATTACCCCGCTGCCCAGTTTATCCCGCAGCATATCCACCATACTGCGCAGGTTATCCATATCCGGTGCAGCCACCACTGCAGCCAGCACCGGCACACCTTTTACTTCCTGCACTTGTCCCAGAATATCCTGCACTTCAGCCCTGGCCAGTTTACCCCGCAGAGCTTCTATCTCTTGCTCCAGGGATTTGTTTTGCTGTACTAAGGCCTCCACCCGGCGTACCAGCTCATGCTCGGGGCTCTTAATGACCGCCGCAATTTCCTGCAGCTGTTCCTCCTTGGCAGCCAAATACCTTAATACGCCAGGTCCGGTCACGGCTTCGATACGGCGCAGGCCAGCCCCAACGCTGGTTTCGTTGATAATCTTGAATAATCCTACTTCAGCGGTGCAAG from Desulfotomaculum nigrificans DSM 574 harbors:
- a CDS encoding DJ-1/PfpI family protein → MSDKKILMLVGDYVEDYEAMVPFQCLTMLGYTVHSVCPGKKSGDTVKTAIHDFEGDQTYSEKPGHNFAITYDFDRVVVDNYAGLVIPGGRAPEYIRLNEKVLNIVRGFAANNKPIASVCHGQQVLAAAGVLEGKLCTAYPAVKPDVVRAGATWGEINDTFTNAYVDGNLVTAAAWPGHPEWLRKFVELLGAKIEI